The Natranaerobius trueperi genome has a window encoding:
- a CDS encoding divergent PAP2 family protein produces the protein MEFLVKLKSNDFFATAVISWFIAQLLKVLISLLKTKSIDFKLFVASGGMPSSHSAFVMGLTGALGFKVGWESPLTAMALVLSLVVMYDAAGVRRAAGKQAAILNRLIFDSNNDKKLTEKRLKELLGHTPIEVIFGAILGLVVSYLIV, from the coding sequence TTGGAATTTTTGGTTAAACTAAAATCTAATGATTTTTTTGCAACAGCTGTCATATCTTGGTTTATTGCACAGCTCTTAAAAGTTTTGATATCGTTATTAAAAACTAAATCAATAGATTTTAAATTATTTGTAGCAAGTGGAGGTATGCCAAGCTCCCATTCTGCATTTGTAATGGGGTTAACAGGTGCCTTAGGTTTTAAAGTGGGGTGGGAGTCCCCTTTAACAGCTATGGCACTTGTTTTATCTTTAGTAGTTATGTATGATGCTGCTGGTGTACGTAGAGCTGCCGGTAAGCAAGCAGCTATATTAAATAGATTAATTTTTGATAGCAATAATGATAAGAAATTAACAGAAAAACGTCTGAAGGAGTTATTAGGCCATACTCCTATAGAAGTTATTTTTGGTGCAATTTTAGGTTTGGTTGTATC